TATTGTTGACTTCAAACGAACCAAAGATAATATTCCAGCAGTCGTAGAACGTATTGAATACGATCCCAACCGTACTGCACACATTGCTCTGCTTAAGTATGCTGATGGTGAGCGTCGTTACATCATCGCTCCTAGAAAGTTAGCAGTAGGTGACAATGTACAGTCTGGTGAAAATTCACCAATCCGTCCAGGTAACTGTTTACCGCTTAAAAACATCCCATTGGGTACTGTGATCCATAATATCGAACTTAAAATCGGTAAAGGTGCACAGATGGCTCGTTCAGCGGGTGCAGGCGTACAGCTACTAGGCCGTGATGGTATTTATGCGATTCTTCGTCTACGTTCGGGTGAGACTCGTCGTGTACACGTTAACTGCCGTGCAGTTATCGGTGAAGTTTCTAACAACGAAAATAACTTGAAATCACTTGGTAAAGCCGGTGCTTCACGTTGGCGCGGTATTCGTCCTTCCGTTCGCGGTGTGGCAATGAACCCGGTTGATCACCCACACGGTGGTGGTGAAGGTCGTGTTAAAGGTCGCCATCCAACTAGCCCTTGGGGTCAGAAGTCCAAAGGACTTAAAACGCGTCATAATAAGCGTACTGACAGTATGATCATCCGTCGCCGTCGCGCCAAGAAGAAATAAAGGAAGAATTTCATGCCTCGTTCATTGAAAAAAGGTCCATTCATAGATGCGCATTTGTTTGCTAAAGTTGAGACTGCTATTGAAGCTAACTCACGCAAACCCATCAAAACTTGGTCGCGCCGCTCGATGATTCTACCACAAATGGTTGGCCTA
This sequence is a window from Psychrobacter jeotgali. Protein-coding genes within it:
- the rplB gene encoding 50S ribosomal protein L2; translation: MPIVKAKPTSPGRRFVEKVVHPHLYKGRPYAPLVESKGKSGGRNNNGRITTRHIGGGHKHHYRIVDFKRTKDNIPAVVERIEYDPNRTAHIALLKYADGERRYIIAPRKLAVGDNVQSGENSPIRPGNCLPLKNIPLGTVIHNIELKIGKGAQMARSAGAGVQLLGRDGIYAILRLRSGETRRVHVNCRAVIGEVSNNENNLKSLGKAGASRWRGIRPSVRGVAMNPVDHPHGGGEGRVKGRHPTSPWGQKSKGLKTRHNKRTDSMIIRRRRAKKK
- the rpsS gene encoding 30S ribosomal protein S19; the protein is MPRSLKKGPFIDAHLFAKVETAIEANSRKPIKTWSRRSMILPQMVGLTISVHNGRTHVPVIVSEQMVGHKLGEFAPTRTYRGHGIDRKAKR